The sequence below is a genomic window from Stigmatopora nigra isolate UIUO_SnigA chromosome 4, RoL_Snig_1.1, whole genome shotgun sequence.
GCATGAACAACTCAGACAACAGTACCTTGTCATGGGTTGCCACAGTTCTTTTTATTTGTACAATCAAGTCACAGACAGACAAATTGTAATTTATTACTAtatcaattcatttgaaaaatgtaatactGGGGTTCAATACAAGAAACAAGGTTGTATTTTAgctatttcacattttaaattggAGTTGCCATTGGTGTACAACAGCCCTGCAAACTAGAATACTCTATTTAGTAACCACTTGACTGGGTTCGGGACCTCACATTTATAACGCCTGCTTGAGTTTGTAGAATTCCATATGCTCTTGTGCAACAATCGACCGCTGGTGAcaagaatgaatgaacataatAAAAGGAGAtaacagaagaaaaataaaggcaTTTAGTTTTTAAACTGTGGAGAGAAAAATGGGAAAAGATATGGGCAACCTAAACCTCAAAAAGTTAAGCAAAGACTAGGTTTATGTAGCTTTTATGGCCCTGGTCATTTTTAGCCACAAAAGCCACAGAGtctgaatacatttttgggtTGATTATAATAATTCACTTGCACTCCATATCATTTATTTCAGCTCATTAAAAGACTGTGATCTTCTGCCTTGACAATAACATGTAAAACAGATTTCTTGACAACTTCAGACTTCCTTGTTGAACCGAGTACAAGATTAACCAGCTAGAGCGTAATCATTAGAGGTAAAGCCTGAGGGCCTCCCACCATCTTGAGAGCACTCCCATCACTTATTAACCCATCACAAACTGATGACAGCACCATGACCAGCTGGCATTCTACAGAATTAATTACACCACTTTGATTTGGAAGGCAATTCTACAGATATCACAAAATATAGATTAGTGTtcgtttttcataaaaaaaatgttagtccCATCTGAATGGGTTGTATTTCAACTTTCCATCATGAATTTGAAGTTGCCCTTCTAGCTACCAATAGAGACTAAATCCACAGCATTTCTGGCAGTTACAACCAATGAAGTTCCCTTCTCATTGCTTCAATTGATTTAAGACATTGAAATTTCATTTCCCACTCACATTGATGTGCTCTGAATGAATTAGAAAatctatttccaaaaaaaaccccaccagcAACCACTGCCACATTCCTTCTCTTGTCCTTGATGCACTCACTAGTGTACAATTAACATTCTTATATGGGCGATGATCACATTTAATCTCCTGTGAAGTGTACTCATTATCACGACAAAGAAGAAATGAGAACCAAACCAACCTTGTCTACGTACTGACATTAAGCGGTGTGCTTGAACCAACGTTAGAAGCAGTCTGCATTTCACTATCACATTACAGTGAGGCATTTTTATCAGAGAGTGTAACTAAGCCAAACAAGGGGGCACGCCCCTTCACGGGGACACGAGGTGTCTCAGCGACTAAGACTATTATCAGGCATGAGAGTAATCGCTGGGAACTAGCTTTGAATTATGTAACTGTCTTAAATGATCCTCATATGCTTGTTATTATGCTGCAGTCACCAATGGATCCCAAGGAGCACTGTACACACAGAGCGCTCTTTGACCGACAATCACAAGACCGCACTCAAATCCTTACAGTTCCACATAGTTGGTTCGCCTCTTCACAAGAAGCTCAGTTTGCGGACTAAATATGCTCCAATAAATCTACAATCGAGGAGAGAAAAAGTCACACAGAAATGAGTCTGGCGTAGAACACCTTGCCACACGCTCACGTACGATTAATAACCAGCATCGAAATGAATTGAAAGTTCATTCTGGCACAACCTGCCCAATTTTGGAGGCTGTGTGATAAAAGTGATGTGGCCTAGTGAGGAAACGTTATGATTTTGTGTTTGCCAATTTTTATCTGTCAATAAATGTCTAAAAgagcatcacatttttttttctgattctcattttttgtcatttacttCATTTGGTGGTACTTGTAAGCCAGAAAAACAGTAGTAGTTTTAGAACTAGTACTATTATGTAAATTCAGaagttatatatatgtatgggaTACTGATAAAGTAGTTAATTTTGAAGATTAAAGCAAACAAATATTCAAACCTCTAATGTGCTGGTGCATTTTAAATCTTGTGAAGCATTACATAACACACAGATGCTGCTCACAAGGACTCGAGTTTAAAAAGTAACAGACTTGATGCAGAAAGTCCGCTGTTACCCCTAAAGACACAGCACAGCATTTGCATGAGCAATTTCCCTTTCAAATAGTAGTTTCAGCCAGTGCAGAATAACTCTGCCGAATCCAGGAAGAACTCAGGAACGTGCTAAAGGCAACCACAAACATGGAGTCTACCATAATGCAATCTACAGATAAAATCTACAACaaaattatgcttttttttattgttacatTGTTTCTCACCCCCAAATTGTATACCGCTTGATAGTcagtttaaattaaataaaaatctttGTAAATAATATTTGTGGGATGAATGGCACAACTCAAAATCAATGACTTCAGAGCCAAAAATATTGTTACAAAAGGAACTACAAAACCACCCTtaataaattttatttttcatattttgtatgttttagcCATTCAAGAAGCGATTCTATTGAAATTGTCTCATTCTATAGTACACTCTACATACACAGTACATATATTCCCACAATTTTATCTCATGGAATATGTTTTATTGAAATAATTGAAAGTAAACACCATTGGGCCATATCCAATTAACTGCATTCATTTGATGGAGAATTGAAATGACTCATTGTTCTTCTTCTGATTTTTCATTAGAATGCCCTTATCAGAGACAATTAATAAATTCCACCTTTTCAATTGGCGATCAGATATTGTaatataattgtcattttgggtcaaatagttttttaaaaaaactgccatCCCCTTGTTGTGCTTAGTACTTCATAGTAGTGGGTTATATTTTTAACATTCTGCTACATTCTGCAATACTTTTGCAGCATTACAAATGGATAATATTCAACCATTGTTGAAAATGAGGTAGATTAGTTAGTATCACATGATCAGAAAAATGCGAGTAGATTAACCTTACCTGCTAGTCGATCTCTTCCAGGAGGAgaggaaatatttgttttcctttttcctcGGCGGTGGTGCAACGTTATGCTGCAGTCAAGTCTGCAAAGATTTGAATAAACTCAAGCACGGTTTACGTCCAACGCTGCCAGACTTTCTCTAGCCCGGACAAACTACTCTTGTGATTAGCAGCAGGCAGGATGACAACCGAGTGGGAGTGGaagcgtgtgtgtatatgcacgAGTGCACTGACTgtcacacacacgcgcacacgcggtGTCATTCGGTGCAGCCTGAGTGAAAAGCACAACTTTGAAAAAAGACTCAAAACTACCTTCTGCTGGCCAAAACAGGAACAGCAATATTCTGTAACAATTGCTGCgcaaatgtttttcatttcatttcctcTTGAACTCAactgtttttgtaaaatatatgcACGTGATGCAGTTATACGAGCCTGATACTGACGTAATTGTGGTTGCAGAACTGCAGACATTGCAGAACTGTAATTGTACTGTTTTGCACTTTGAGTTGCCATCATTGATTCCCCTAATTGTAGAAATATGGAAGCATCAACAAATAATACAACTGAAAAgttgtttttggaaaaaaaaaaagctttatgcAAACAATGTAAGCACACTCAAATGATTCTTTCACAACcaaaattacacaaattaatttgaaacCAAAACCTGGATTTCAATTGAATCATCTACATTTTGTAGGTGATACATGTTCAAAAATTATCATATATccatttttgttaatattgtATTTACGTATTTTTTTAGTAACCTAAATCATCCAGTGACTTCttcaatgtggaaaaaaaatctggtaaaaatgaacaacaaagaaaaaagaagtaTTTCTCCTTGAGTCGTGTTGTCTAAGGCCATTATTTAAGAAGGTGTAGAGAAAGGTTTAATCAGACCCAGATCCATAGCTTTGACCAGACATGACCGTGCAGCATCGATGACATCCTGCTTCTTGGGATTGTCTGCTGCCTTGCCAATCACTGACATGATTTCAAGCAACTCACTCTCAATAAGTTTCTTGGCCAGCTCGTTATCCTCCGAGTTGAGCATGTTGAACACCGTCACGAGGCCACGGTGCTGGATCATTGGGTTGGTGTGTATACACAACCTCTGTAGGATCTCAAGCCACTGAACAGTCTGTTGGGTGATAACAAACATTTAGAAGGACAGCAGCAAAGTTCTGGTTAGGTAAAATACCTTTTAAGTCTTAGTAGGCTCTTCATTTGCAAAGTAATAAGTGGAATCATTAAAAGGTGGGTCAACCCAGATCATTCCCCATGCATAACACACATGGCTTGCAAAGAAATGGTGGTATATTTTGTTGGATGAAAGTACATTGATGTGTTGTCAAGGAGACCTAAAAGTAGTTTTCATGCCACGTCTCATTGTGTTGGAATACGTACCACAAGTGTGATCATGGTGCAGAGCTTCTTCTGAGCAGCAGTAAGCATAGCCAATGCTCCAGCTGCAGCAATCTGCAGCGTCTCATCATCCTCTCCACTGAGTAATACAAGCAGCTTCAGTTTATCATTACCTTCCTCTAGGTAGCGCTCTTGTacctaccaaaaaaaataatacgttGTAAAATGCCAGCAAACAGAACACATCTTGTATtggaaatgtgaaaatgtgaCCATAATAATGTACTTATAGTCTTACTTCTTTGCACGTCACAAGGTTGCACATGCATTCAGCTGCAGCTTGTCTGATCTGTTCATGTTCTTCAAACATATAGCTCTCAATATCAGGTAATGCATTCTCTTTCACAATCTTTGTCCTGCAAAATTCATACAGCAAATGTACATTAAAGCTGGGAATATATGATATGTGCAATAAGTACACACACATGGTAGGGAATGTAGCAATACCTTAGTTTTTCACTAAAACCTGCAAAGTTGGTAAGGCCTCGTAGGGCCTCAAAATTCTGGATTccatctctgtctgtgtgtagaAGGTTTACTAATGGCCTAACTACCTCATACACCTTAGGAGCGAGACAGAATGAATGAGTAAACATGCTgagaaaagtattttaaaaaagtcattgtGTTAAGTCTTTCTCTTACTCTTTCACCAGGAAAGGCCATCTCTGGATTTGAAATGGATGCAATTCTGGCAAGTGCATGAGAGGCCTTTACTTTTCCAGCTTCTGTCCCTTCCAGAGCTAGGGGGATTAAAGCCtgataacaaaagaaaaatgtatttttagtcaGATTTTGACGCATTTCGGTGACTATCCGAAAAATGAAACTCACCTTTCCTCCACCATGGGCAACAAGTGTACCACGGTCTTTAGGATCCTCAGACAATGCCAGGAATACCCTGtagaaaaaagtaaacaaaatcaGAACATATGGAGAAACCTATGTAGAATAATATTAGACTCACACAATATAGTTTTTGGTAGAACACATCTCTACTTTGAGTCTTCTTTCCATTCATACCTTGATAGCATTTCCTTGGTTTGGTCCGTCAGAATAGAATTGTCAGCTTTAACCATTACAGCAAGAGCAGATGTGACCCCAGCTTTGAGCAGCCTCTTAACTCTCTTCTCAATAAAGTCCTTCTTGTCCTGAAATTCAATTTGGaacacaatgtaaaaaaaagtctgtgtaTTGTTAACGTGTGCATTGGTGTTTGCAATTTGTTGTACCTTAGGATGTTGCTCAGGCACGTGTTGTTTTGAGAATTTAGCCAACTGTACCAGCTCAGGGataatctcttttttttcataggtGTTGGTGCAGTTTACCAATGTGCACGCCACTGCGTATATAATGGTTTTATCTTTAGACtgagaaaaaaagggagttATTCCATTTGCAGTGTAGAACTGGATAAGCAATGTATATTCAAGTTTTCACTTGAGTCTTTTTCACCTTGGCTAGTTCAAACATGGCTTTCAATGCTTGCTCGTCCTCAACAAAGTCATCTTTCACATCAGCATCATTAGTTAGGTAAGCCAAACCCTCAACAGCCCATTTCCTTGTTTTGGCATCAATCATAGGATTGCACAGCCATCTacaaaggtaaacaaaaagcagttatttttttcaaatacaagTGGATAGTTAGATACTTTGGTTGAACTTTTGAGCTAAAACTAGATTGACAACAAGAACGCCAGTATCTCACTTTCTGCACTGCTTGGCTAACTTCTCAGTGGAGCCTTCAGCAAACTGTCTTAAACTGTAATCATCACCTCCTGCTGAGCCGAGTTTGCAGAGACCCTGTAGAGGAGATTCAGTGACATAAATTGCAAAACTAGGATTGTATTTTATGCCTAAAATGATGACATTGTTATTTCTAAATGACATTCCCGGACACAAATTTCCACTCTTCATCCTAGGTACACTCACCACCAGCGACCGTATCTTAATCTTCTCATTTTTGGTCTTCTTATAGATGTCTTTAAGTAACGACACACCATTGGTGATGATGAAACTGGCGCGGCTCATCTTTGTCGAGGCATGGATGAGCGCCTCCACTGCCACCATCTGGTCCACCTCACGTTCAGAGCCACATAGCGCCACCATCATTTCCATGATGCCCTGCCTTCCAACCAATGCATTCCCAACATCAAATGGACCTTGCAGCAGCCCCGAAACCACGTTGATGGCGTGAATTGTTTTATCCATGTCGTTAGGATCGATTTTGGATCTGCGGAAATGATGGGGATGTTAGTAGTGGTTGGAAAATATCATCTAGCTGGTCTGGAATTCCTCAGAAAGGAGAAATGGACATACTTAATGTACTCATCACATATATCCCTGAAGTTGTTTCTCTCCGGGTCACACGTGAGATCATCATAGAGCCGGTTGAGTAGCACGCTGGCAATTAGCTGGGTGTTCTCAGTCAAGGGCAATTGGTCAGGAAGTTCAGGAACCTGACCACACACCTTGAGAATCTTCTTGAGACCTGTACAATGAATGGGTTGTTAAATAAGTGatgcctttttttgtggttcTCAAATTAATACTGGACTTTTTCTTTGTCTCACCATGATCAATAGTAAAGAGAGTCCTTGAGTTGTTATGCTCATTTTTTCCTTTGCGAGGGACGTTCTTGCTCAGGAGATTCAATGCCTGGTCTCGGCCATGGCCAGACACCTTTTTACTGCCAACCATCTCCAGTAAAGACAGGAGAATAGTCTTCAGGTCTTTAGCAGCATCTATGATGGACATTAAGGATAACATTTAATGCAAAGCACACCCACAGATTTCTCTTAATGGTGATAAATACCAAGGGTAACTATTTTCTGCATTACCTTCTTATACTAACAATTAAAGATAACACAAACAAGTCTCACCTAAAACCAAGGACTCCTCTTTCCCATATTCTCTTTTATCACCGCCTGTGAGGGAATCGTTGATGCATTGGAAGAGATTGCATGTTGCCAGTGCAATCTCCTCACTGTCAAATGCCATTATACTGCACAATTTATCAATGGCCACCATGTGAATAATGGCCATTGCCTGAAAAGAACATTGTGAAAAGaaatttacttatttatgaGATTTTACTTCCAGACTGACATGATAAATAGGTGCATGCTCATAAGCACAATCCTTTTCATCTATATTCAAGTCCCACCCGAGCTTTATGTCCTGTGCACATTCCCGAAAGAGTGCGAATAGCAGCGAGGATCATCTCAGATTTTCCTGTCTCCATCATGTTGAGGAGGAGAGGCACACCATTATTCTGGAAGATTCTTTCTGATCCCGCATCATCTCTGGCTAGCACAATCAGGTTGTTGGCAGCCTACGTATACACAGAAAATATAGATTCAGTATTGTAAGTGCAATTTGTTGTGCAGTAGAATGGATAGATTCTCATGAAAGGTTGGAATGAGTTGAGctttcaattttaaataaaaagaaaatgcaccTTTTCTTTCTTGTCCTTTTCCATATCATCATCGAGAAGAATATCAAACATGTTCTGTACTCTTGAATCTGTGGAGAATGTTGTTTTGAGCTGAAATGAAAACAGGAATATATTAATCTCTGCGGATGTCTCAACATATATACTCGGGCAAgtgatgtaaatatttttgcttATGTATTGTGATGGCATTGTTAACTGGGTTTGATTCATTCAAAACTGACCTTAGTCTGGATTTCAGCCCCCAGCCTGCGAAGAGCCTCCAGAAACGTTTTGTTCTTTGGTTCAATGGTCGCACATCTTTGTGCATCTTTGAAGGCCATATCAAGTTTTCCAAGCTTTTCCAGAGCTTGGCAGCGTCTGTACAACGCTTTGATGTCAGCAGCATCAACGTCAATAGCTGTATAAGGTGAACAAAACATTGAGGTTTACTATTTGTGTTATAATTAATATTCAATTGTGTGTTATTATATGGTACCTTTGGATGCATCGGAGGCTGCATTGGAATACATTTcctttgaagtaaaaacaatacattttgttattttttctgcAAATACTGCATCTATGCTCTGTACCAAATATCCCAATTCCAGTGCACTGGAGCCTATACCAAAAAGCTCTGGTCTATAGCCAAAAGTACGGCACAAATAGAAAAACTGCGATTTGTGCTTACATTTacccaaaaatattaaaaatatatagtctTTAATTAACCTACTATGCATTTATAAATGTGGGCAGAAAGTGCTGCCCCAAActaaaaatccacacaggcacagaataatgttaattaaaaaaataaaaacatttcttacctttttcAGATAGCATGCAGCTCTGTTTCTGTAAATAACAGCCAAGACCTTCTTGTCTTGACAAACACTGATTGCTTTAGTATAAGACTGAATAGCCTTGTCAAAATCTCCTGCTTGGAAATGTTTGTTTCCCT
It includes:
- the LOC144195393 gene encoding protein unc-45 homolog B-like — protein: MEDQIQLKDEGNKHFQAGDFDKAIQSYTKAISVCQDKKVLAVIYRNRAACYLKKEMYSNAASDASKAIDVDAADIKALYRRCQALEKLGKLDMAFKDAQRCATIEPKNKTFLEALRRLGAEIQTKLKTTFSTDSRVQNMFDILLDDDMEKDKKEKAANNLIVLARDDAGSERIFQNNGVPLLLNMMETGKSEMILAAIRTLSGMCTGHKARAMAIIHMVAIDKLCSIMAFDSEEIALATCNLFQCINDSLTGGDKREYGKEESLVLDAAKDLKTILLSLLEMVGSKKVSGHGRDQALNLLSKNVPRKGKNEHNNSRTLFTIDHGLKKILKVCGQVPELPDQLPLTENTQLIASVLLNRLYDDLTCDPERNNFRDICDEYIKSKIDPNDMDKTIHAINVVSGLLQGPFDVGNALVGRQGIMEMMVALCGSEREVDQMVAVEALIHASTKMSRASFIITNGVSLLKDIYKKTKNEKIKIRSLVGLCKLGSAGGDDYSLRQFAEGSTEKLAKQCRKWLCNPMIDAKTRKWAVEGLAYLTNDADVKDDFVEDEQALKAMFELAKSKDKTIIYAVACTLVNCTNTYEKKEIIPELVQLAKFSKQHVPEQHPKDKKDFIEKRVKRLLKAGVTSALAVMVKADNSILTDQTKEMLSRVFLALSEDPKDRGTLVAHGGGKALIPLALEGTEAGKVKASHALARIASISNPEMAFPGERVYEVVRPLVNLLHTDRDGIQNFEALRGLTNFAGFSEKLRTKIVKENALPDIESYMFEEHEQIRQAAAECMCNLVTCKEVQERYLEEGNDKLKLLVLLSGEDDETLQIAAAGALAMLTAAQKKLCTMITLVTVQWLEILQRLCIHTNPMIQHRGLVTVFNMLNSEDNELAKKLIESELLEIMSVIGKAADNPKKQDVIDAARSCLVKAMDLGLIKPFSTPS